The Hemiscyllium ocellatum isolate sHemOce1 chromosome 7, sHemOce1.pat.X.cur, whole genome shotgun sequence genome window below encodes:
- the LOC132817632 gene encoding gamma-crystallin S-1-like — protein MGKARIIFYEDRNFQGRHYECSSDCADLSPYFSRCNSIRVESDWWVLYERPNYMGYQYVLTRGAYPDYQRWMGFNDCVRSCRSYPQYRGGSYRMRIYERPDFGGQMMEFMDDCPSVYDRFRYRDIHSCHVMDGYWIFYEHPNYRGRQYFMRPGEYRRYSDWGGYSSTIGSFRRMRDF, from the exons ATGGGAAAGGCAAGG ATCATCTTTTACGAGGACAGGAACTTCCAGGGTCGGCACTATGAGTGCAGCAGTGACTGTGCCGACCTGTCCCCTTACTTCAGCCGCTGTAACTCCATCCGTGTTGAGAGTGATTGGTGGGTGCTGTATGAGAGACCCAATTACATGGGATACCAGTATGTTCTGACCAGGGGAGCGTATCCTGACTACCAGCGCTGGATGGGATTCAATGACTGTGTCAGGTCATGTCGCTCCTACCCACAG TACCGAGGAGGCTCCTACAGAATGAGAATTTACGAGAGGCCTGACTTTGGAGGACAGATGATGGAATTCATGGATGACTGTCCATCTGTCTACGATCGTTTCCGTTACCGTGACATCCACTCCTGCCATGTGATGGATGGTTACTGGATCTTCTATGAACATCCCAACTACAGAGGGCGACAGTACTTCATGAGGCCCGGTGAATACAGGAGATACAGTGACTGGGGAGGCTACAGCTCAACTATCGGATCTTTCAGGCGcatgagagatttttaa